Proteins encoded by one window of Anopheles maculipalpis chromosome 2RL, idAnoMacuDA_375_x, whole genome shotgun sequence:
- the LOC126557696 gene encoding cytochrome P450 18a1, which produces MFIDSYLVGLMRKEFFDPLNARKTLLVFCCALSCVLFVQYIFRLLSQIKKLPPGPWGVPIFGYLTFIGHEKHTQYMKLAKKYGALFSAKLGAQLTVVISDYKIIREAFKTEEFTGRPHSPLLKTLGGFGIINSEGPLWKDQRRFLHEKLRNFGMTVLGNKKHLMENRIMTEVTELLVTLSSVENRSTDLSRYLSVSVSNVICNIIMSVRFSIEDPKFKRFNWLIEEGMRLFGEIHTIDYIPQIQYLPGNINAKNKIAKNREEMFDFYREIIEEHKRTFDNNNIRDIVDAYLAEIEKAQAEGRDGELFEGKDHEIQMMQVIADLFSAGMETIKTTLLWLNVFMLRHPDAMQRVQDELDQVVGRNRLPRIEDVPYLPITETTILEVMRISSIVPLATTHSPKSDVVINGYTIPAGSYVVPLINSVHMDPNLWDKPEQFNPSRFLDAEGKVHKPDYFIPFGVGRRRCLGDVLARMELFLFFSSIMHTFTIELPEDEPMPGLKGIIGVTISPQAFRVNLIPRPLQTELVNMNTIGMC; this is translated from the exons ATGTTCATCGATTCGTATCTTGTGGGGTTGATGCGAAAAGAGTTCTTTGATCCATTAAACGCCAGAAAAACATTGCTCGTATTTTGCTGTGCACTATCCTGTGTTTTATTCGTGCAGTACATATTTCGCTTGCTCAGCCAGATTAAGAAACTGCCACCAGGTCCGTGGGGTGTGCCAATTTTCGGTTACCTGACTTTTATAGGTCATGAAAAACACACGCAGTATATGAAGCTTGCCAAAAAATATGGTGCACTGTTTAGCGCTAAGCTTGGCGCCCAGCTGACCGTAGTTATAAGTGACTACAAAATTATCCGAGAGGCATTTAAAACGGAAGAGTTTACTGGCCGGCCCCACTCTCCATTGCTGAAGACATTAGGAGGATTCG GGATAATCAATAGCGAGGGACCATTGTGGAAGGATCAACGCCGTTTCTTGCACGAGAAGCTGCGTAACTTCGGCATGACGGTACTCGGAAACAAGAAACATCTGATGGAAAATCGAATAATG ACCGAAGTAACAGAACTATTGGTCACGTTGAGTTCCGTAGAAAATAGGTCCACTGATCTCAGTCGTTATCTGTCTGTGTCGGTGAGCAACGTCATTTGTAATATCATTATGTCAGTTCGCTTTTCGATCGAGGATCCCAAGTTCAAACGATTTAACTGGCTTATAGAGGAAGGAATGCGACTGTTCGGCGAAATACACACGATTGACTACATTCCACAAATACAATATTTACCGGGCAATATCAACGCGAAGaacaaaatagcaaaaaatcgCGAAGAAATGTTTGACTTTTATCGGGAAATTATCGAAGAACACAAGCGAACGTTTGACAACAATAACATACGGGACATTGTCGATGCATATCTTGCCGAGATCGAAAAAGCACAGGCAGAAGGGCGCGATGGAGAATTATTCGAGGGTAAAGACCATG AGATTCAGATGATGCAGGTGATAGCTGATTTGTTTTCTGCTGGTATGGAAACAATTAAAACTACGTTACTGTGGTTGAATGTGTTCATGCTTCGTCATCCTGATGCAATGCAGCGTGTTCAGGATGAGCTGGATCAAGTGGTTGGTCGCAACCGACTTCCCAGAATCGAGGACGTCCCATACTTGCCAATCACTGAAACGACGATTTTGGAGGTGATGAGAATATCCAGTATAGTGCCATTAGCTACTACTCACTCTCCCAAGAG TGACGTTGTTATAAATGGTTACACAATACCTGCTGGATCTTACGTTGTGCCACTAATTAACAGTGTTCATATGGACCCAAACTTGTGGGACAAACCAGAGCAGTTTAATCCAAGCAGGTTCTTGGACGCCGAAGGAAAAGTCCACAAACCTGACTACTTCATACCGTTTGGAGTCGGCCGTCGGCGATGTCTTGGAGATGTACTGGCACGCATGgaattgtttctgtttttttcttcaattatgCACACCTTCACAATCGAGCTACCGGAAGACGAACCAATGCCCGGGTTAAAAGGAATTATCGGAGTCACAATCAGTCCACAGGCGTTTCGCGTCAATCTTATACCACGTCCACTTCAAACAGAACTGGTAAATATGAACACCATCGGAATGTGCTGA
- the LOC126567295 gene encoding cytochrome P450 306a1, translating into MVMFVTLILFLLGWFLISLHSRYGKPPGPYGLPFIGYLPFIDARKPYETFARLAKRYGHIYGLWMGQVYAVVVTDPALIRTILAREETTGRAPLFVTHGIMGGYGLICAQGDLWRDQRRLSIEWLRRLGMIKFGAARLDLERRIVSGLNELIEDIDSKAVREQHGFNPSAVIHHTLGNLLNDLVFGIKYNKNDATWQYLQHLQEEGVKHIGVSMAVNFLPVLRYLPSTRKTIHFLLEGKAKTHTIYNTIIAEQRTKMCSSNAPYEQQEESILNCFLKEATKRQEAGRPDATFCDDIQLRHLMADLFGAGVDTTFTTIRWALLYIALYPAVQQRLREELKQRLVANDSPSLNDVEALPYLRATIAEVQRIRTVVPVGIPHGTTKEITVAGFKIPANTMIMPLIWAVHMNPTLFDAPNIFKPERFLDPEGRFTTPSCFLPFQVGKRMCLGDELARNILHLYVAHIVHHYDWFSIAPEDATTIDLTGACGITLTPPDYRIIFSKTKKQ; encoded by the exons ATGGTGATGTTCGTAACATTGATATTATTCCTCTTGGGATGGTTCCTGATTAGCTTACACAGCCGATATGGAAAGCCTCCCGGACCGTATGGATTACCGTTTATCGGCTACTTACCTTTCATTGATGCTCGCAAACCTTACGAAACATTTGCTCGACTCGCTAAGCGGTATGGTCATATTTATGGCTTGTGGATGGGGCAAGTATATGCCGTTGTAGTTACTGATCCTGCTTTAATTCGTACCATTTTGGCACGAGAAGAAACTACCGGACGTGCTCCACTATTTGTTACGCACGGTATTATGGGAGGCTATG GACTAATTTGTGCCCAAGGCGATTTGTGGCGTGATCAGCGTCGATTATCGATCGAATGGCTACGTCGCCTGGGTATGATCAAATTTGGTGCAGCGCGTCTGGACCTAGAGCGTAGGATTGTGTCTGGACTGAATGAATTGATCGAG GATATCGACAGCAAAGCAGTTAGGGAGCAACACGGCTTTAACCCATCCGCCGTCATACATCACACACTCGGCAACCTGTTAAATGATTTAGTATTTGGTATAAAATATAACAAGAACGATGCCACATGGCAATATTTACAACATCTTCAAGAAGAAGGCGTCAAGCATATTGGAGTATCGATGGCTGTCAATTTCTTGCCAGTGTTGAG ATATTTGCCTTCCACACGAAAGacaatacattttcttctggAGGGAAAAGCTAAAACGCACACGATATATAATACAATAATAGCTGAACAGCGCACCAAAATGTGTTCTTCAAATGCACCTTATGAACAACAAGAAGAATCCATTTTAAACTGCTTCTTGAAAGAAGCCACGAAACGACAAGAAGCAGGCCGCCCGGACGCTACATTTTGCGATGACATACAGCTGCGTCATTTGATGGCAGACCTATTCGGAGCGGGTGTCGATACAACATTTACGACGATTCGCTGGGCTTTGCTATATATCGCCCTTTACCCAGCAGTTCAACAGCGCCTGCGAGAAGAGCTAAAACAAAGGTTGGTCGCGAATGACTCACCTTCTTTGAACGATGTGGAAGCACTGCCCTACTTACGTGCTACCATTGCGGAAGTTCAACGCATTCGTACCGTTGTACCAGTCGGCATTCCACACGGCACCACAAAG GAAATTACGGTTGCTGGTTTTAAGATACCTGCAAATACGATGATTATGCCGTTGATATGGGCAGTACACATGAACCCTACACTGTTCGATGCGCCCAACATCTTCAAACCGGAACGCTTTCTAGATCCAGAAGGGCGTTTTACGACCCCGAGCTGCTTTCTCCCATTTCAGGTTGGAAAGCGTATGTGCCTGGGGGACGAGCTAGCCAGAAACATTCTGCACTTGTACGTCGCACATATAGTGCACCATTACGATTGGTTTAGCATTGCTCCCGAGGATGCGACTACAATCGATTTGACGGGAGCGTGTGGCATTACTTTAACGCCGCCAGATTATCGCATCATTttctcaaaaacaaaaaaacagtaa